The Flavobacterium commune genome contains the following window.
GCGTGACCCGCTTCGTGAATGGCAATTGCTTTTTTCTCTTCCGGAGTGATGATTTTATTTTTCTTTTCTAAACCACCTACAATACGGTCAACAGCGTCAAGGAAATCTTGTTTGTCAACAGCAGTTTTATTGTTTCTTGCTGCAATCAAGGCCGCTTCGTTACACACATTAGCAATATCGGCACCTGAGAATCCCGGAGTTTGTTTGGCTAAAAAGTCTAAGTCTAAGCCTTCTACTTTTTTCAAAGGAGCTAAGTGCACTTTGAAAATTTCAGCACGCTCGCGAATGTCTGGTAAATCGACAAATATTTGTCTGTCAAAACGTCCGGCGCGCATTAAAGCTTTGTCTAAAACATCGGCTCTGTTTGTTGCGGCCAGAACAATTACGTTAGAGTTGGAACCAAAACCATCCATTTCGGTTAGTAATTGGTTCAGAGTGTTTTCTCTTTCGTCATTTCCGCCTGACATGCTGTTTTTTCCTCTGGCTCTACCTACAGCATCAATTTCGTCAATAAAAATGATTGCCGGTGATTTTTCTTTGGCTTGTTTGAATAAATCACGAACTCTGGAAGCTCCTACACCTACAAACATTTCGACAAAATCAGAACCTGATAAAGAGAAAAACGGAACCTGAGCTTCACCGGCTACAGCCTTAGCTAATAATGTTTTTCCTGTTCCCGGAGGTCCTACAAGTAATGCTCCTTTTGGGATTTTACCTCCAAGATTGGTGAATTTTTCAGGGTTTTTAAGGAATTCAACAATTTCCTGAATTTCTTCTTTGGCACCTTCTAATCCGGCAACATCCTTAAATGTGGTTTTAACATCGTTTTTTTCGTCAAAAAGTCTGGCTTTTGATTTTCCAATGTTAAAGATTTGTCCGCCACCACCAGCGCCACCACCTGACATCTTGCGCATGATGAAAATCCATACTCCAATGATGATGATTACAGGAAGTAAGCTGATTAGTATATCAGACCAATTGCTGGCTTCCTTAAAGTCGTAATCGACTAATTTTTTTTCAGCTTTAGCTCTGTCAAGTTTTTCCTGAAATGATTTTAAATCACCAAATTTTGTAGTGTAATGTGGCCCTTTATTAGGTCGGTCAAAGATGTCTTTGGCTACAGCTTTGTTGGCGGGATCTTTTAATCCTGCATCAGAAAGGTAGATTTCAGCATCTTTATTGTTAAAAATAATGACGTTTTTAATTTGACCTTTTGTCAACATATTATCTATGTTAGACGATTTTAATTGAGCAGGCTCCTGTAAGCTGGAACTACCAGTTACGAAGCTAATAAATAAGAAAATAAGCAGTATGCTTGTATAAACCAGCCAAGGACTTATTCTGAATTTATTAGAATTGGGGTTGTTATCTTTTGCCATAGTTATTCTGTCTTGCTTTTAGTATTTGTTTGCAATTGTAGTAATTTTTGCATCTCCCCACAAACTTTCGATGTTGTAATATTCTCTAATTTGTTTTTGAAAAACATGAACCACAATGTTAACATAATCCATAAGTACCCATTCGGCATTGTCAGTCCCTTCAACATGCCAAGGCTTGTCTTTAATTTCTTTAGAAACAATTTTTTGAATGGAGTTAACAATTGCGTTAACCTGAGTATTTGAATTTCCGTTGCAGATAACAAAATAGTCGCAAACTGCGGTGTCGATTTCTCTAAGATCGAGAATATCTATATCATTTCCTTTTACTTCTTCTATTCCTTTGATAATGTTTGCCAATAGGTCATCATTATTTACAGTCTTTTTTGCCATGAATTATTTTTATAATAAGTGTGTAAAGTTACCATTTTTTGTGATTATTTTTGAACCTTAACATAATATTAAATAATGTTACAAAAATAATTGCTAATGAAACTAATCAAACTCGATGCCATAGATTCTACAAACGATTTTCTTAAAGGATTATCGGCAACTGATGAGCTTGAAAACTTTACTGTTGTTACAGCCGAAAATCAAACTAAAGGGCGAGGGCAGATGGGGGCTGTGTGGAATTCTGAAAAGTCTAAAAACCTAATAATGAGTGTTTTTATAAAGGATTTGTTGGTGAGTGCAGAGGAGATTTATAATTTTAATGTAGCTACAGCTTTAGCAATAATTGAGGTTTTGAAAACTTATAAAATTCAAAATTTAAGTATAAAATGGCCTAACGACATTATGTCAGCTAATTTTAAAATTGCTGGTATTTTAATCGAGAATAATTTTAAAAGTAACGGCAGTATTTCTTCAATTATTGGAATAGGTTTGAATGTTAATCAAACTAATTTTGAAAATCTTCCTAAAGCTTCTTCAATGGCAGTTATTGCCAATTCGACTTTTGATAAAGACGAATTACTTATTTTAATTGTTGAGCGATTAAAAGTAAATTTAGCATTTATTGGTTCAAATCCTGATTATTTATGGGCTCAATACACTAATCATTTGTTTAAAAAAGAATTTCCGATGGCTTTTAAGTTAGAAACTGAGAAAGTTTTTATGGGAATTATACAAGGAGTTTCTAAAAAGGGAAAATTGATTGTTTTGTTAGAAGATGATCGAGTTGTTGAGTATGGACTTAAAGAAATTCAAATGCTTTATTGAGTTTTTTTACCTTTTTTAGACAACTTTGGTTGCCTGTTTAGTAGTTTTTCTTGCCTTATTTAGAATGTTTTTGTTTAATTGTTTAAAAAAATATAGTCTGTTTTAAAAATTTAATGTATTGGTTTTTAGTGTTTTGAATTGTTTTTTGGTTATAAATGTTGTATTTACATTTAAAAAAATGATGTAGATAAGTATTTTTATTTTACTTTTGGATTTCGTTTTTCGTAAAAAAAGTGATGAAATAAAATTGATGCACTATTTTATAATTGGAATTATAGCGAAATTCTGAAGTGATAAATCCTAACGTTTGGATATTCTTAAAATTGAGAATAGAAAACATTTGATGTTAAGATTTAGATCCTGAAAAATAATTTAAAACTAAAATCTATAACTAACTAAAAACAACTTTTTCTTATGAGCTCAAGTCTCGAATTTGCAGATTATGCAGTATTTATTGTCTACTTTCTAGTAGTCTCAATCTACGGATATATTATTTATCGCAAGCGCGAAAAAAATGAACATGATGCTAAGGCGTATTTCTTAGCCGAAGGAACATTAACCTGGTGGGCTATTGGAGCTTCGTTAATTGCCTCAAATATTTCGGCAGAACAGTTTATCGGAATGAGTGGGGAAGGATTCTTCTTAGGAATTGCTGTAGCTGCTTACGAATGGGTTGCTGCTATCGCGTTGATTATTATCGCTATTTGGTTTATTCCTGTTTATTTGAAAAACAAGATTTACACCATGCCACAATTCTTAAAAACCAGATACAACGAAACTACAGCTTTGATTATGGCTGTTTTCTGGTTGTTTTTGTATGTTTTTGTAAACTTAACCTCTATTTTATATTTAGGAGCTGTTGCCATTAACGGATTAGCAGGAGGAGATTTTCTTCATGTTATTATGTTAGGATTGGCTGTTTTTGCTTTGATTATCTCTCTTGGAGGTATGAAAGTAGTAGCTTATACCGACGTTATTCAGGTGGCTGTATTAATCATTGGAGGTTTGGTAACTTCTTATATCGCTTTAACTACCGTAGGAGAATATTTTGGAGTAGGTCAGGATGCAATTGCAGGTTTTAATATTTTGATGGAAAAAGCACCTGAGCATTTTAAAATGATTATTCCTAGACCAACGGCTACTTCTACACAGTTAGAGATCGATAAATACCTTACTTTCCCGGGAATGTTGTCTTATTTAGCAGGTATCTGGATTATCAACCTGAACTATTGGGGATGTAACCAATATATCACACAAAGAGCCTTGGGTGCTGATTTACAAACAGCACGTACCGGTATTTTGTTTGCAGGATTATTAAAATTATTAATGCCTGTAATTGTAATGTTACCGGGTATTGCTGCTTATGTATTGTACCAGGGAGGACACTTACCACAATTAGTTGGTGGAAAAGACGGAGCTTATTCGGCTATGTTGACTTTCTTGCCAACAGGATTAAAAGGATTATCAGTTGCGGCTTTAACTGCTGCTATTGTGGCATCGTTAGCGGGTAAAGTAAACAGTATTTCGACTATTTATACTTTAGACGTTCACAAAAAGTACATTCAAAAAAATGCTTCCGACAGAGCTCAGGTAAACATTGGTCGTTATGCCGTTTTTGCTTCTATGGTTTTGGCTGTATTGTTTACATGGAATGATGTTCTGGGAATCGGTGGAGTTGGTGGATTTACCTATATCCAAAAATACACAGGATTTATTAGCCCTGGAGTATTTGCTATGTTCTTCTTAGGGATGTTCTGGAAAAGAACTACAGGTACAGCGGCTATTGTTGGGGTAATTGCAGGTTTCTTATTGTCAGTTTTATTCAACGAATACGCTCCGGCTATGTTTGGAAATGAAACGTTATTGTACACAGCCTGGCCAAATGGTAAAGGTGGTTTCGAAATTCCGTTTCACATTTGTATGGGATTATCATTTGCCTTTACAATGTTGTTAATGATTGGAATCAGTTTTGCCGGACCAAAAGTGAATCCTAAAGCATTCGAATTAGATACTGAAATGTTTAAGGTAAAACCTCAAACTACAGTATTAATTATTATTACTTTATTAATTATCGCTGCTTTGTACGTGAAGTTCTGGTAAGAAATAATAAAATATATTTTTTAAAAAGTGCGAACTAATTTTTATTAGTTCGCACTTTTTTTATATTCTAAATCGGTTTCCTTAGTAAAAATCTACGTTTGAAAAAGTCGATGAATTTATGAGATTAACTAATTTTATTATATCTTGTGCTGTTCAATTTTAATCAAGAGACTTAATATTTAAATTCTATATTTTGAGACATTTAACTTTAGTACTAACACTGTTTTTTTCTTCATTTATTAGTTTTTCACAAGATTACTCAGTGCGATTTCTTGATATTTCGGATGGATTGTCTAACAATTCCATTACTACAATTTACCAGGATAAGGAAGGTTATATGTGGTTTGGTACTTACGATGGTTTAAATCGGTATGATGGCTATACCTTTAAGATATTTAGAAACGAAATTAATAATGAGAATTCACTATCAAATAACACAATCTATACATTAGACGGAGATTTAAATAGAAATATTTGGATAGGAGGAAATAAAGGAGCATCTGTTTATGATAAATCAAAAGCCTTGTTTTATCAGGTAAAATACAAACTAAAGGAAGATGGATCATCTCTTATTTTAAAAAATGCGGTGCATCAGATAAAAGCGGTTTCGGCTGATTTAGTAGTGTTAGCAACGCAAAATGCCGGATTATTGGTTTTTGAAAATGGTTCATTTGTTGGCAAAACTATTCCCATAACAAAATTGAAAAATCCTTATAATTATGATGTATTAGGTGTTCAAAAAGATAAAAAAGGAAATGGATTATGGTTGTATGTTAGGGATTTAGGGGTTTGCTATTATAGTTTTAATACTAAAAAAATAAAATTGATTACTCCTTTAATTATGGAGGTCAAGTGTATGGAAAATGATACAAGTGGCAATCTTTGGATTGGGACAGATGAAGGTCTTTTTCTGTTTAATACCAGCACTTTTTTAATTTCAAAAAATTATTTTTCAAATAAAAATTCGATAACGAATATTCTGAGAGATAAGAAAAATCAATTTTGGTTTGCTACTGATTGTTGTGGAATTTATGTTTTAGACAGGGCGAATCAAAAAGTAGTTCCTTTTAGCAAGGGTAATTCTCAGCAAATTATTAAGAGTAGTGCTGTTTGGAGTGTTTACGAAGATCATTTTGGAAATGTATGGTTTGGGACACTTCGAGGTGGAATTAGTATGATAAGTGCTGCTCCCAAATATTTTAAAACTGTAAAATACAATGCGAAAGAAAATAATCTGGCTCAAAATTTTATTTTGTCGGGTTGTGAAGATGAAAAACAAAATTTATGGATTGGAACTGATGGAGCGGGATTGCGTTATTGGAATAGAAAAACAAATACTTATACCGTTTATAACAATAATCCCAATTCGGCAAATGCTATTTCAAGTAATTTTATTACCAGTGTTATTTGTGATAGTAATAAGGAAATTTGGTTATCAACCTGGGCTGGCGGAGTTAACCGAATCAATCCTAAGACCAATTCAATAAGTCGTTATTCCTGTTATAATCCGTTTACAAAACAGATAGAGAAAAATGTTTGGTTGGTTTATGAGGATGCACAAAAAAATATTTGGGCAAGTGCCACTAATGAAGGTTGTTTGTATCTTTTTGATCCTATTAAAAAAACGTTTTTACTCTACAATAAAAGCATTAACAATTTACAGTGTCTGACTCAAACCAGTGATGGTAAATTGTGGGGAGGTAACTATACTTCTATTGTGTGCATAGATAAAGCGCGTAAAAAACATTACAAAGTTAATATTGGTTATCCTGTTCGTGCTATTCATGAAGACAGAAAAAAACAACTTTGGGTAGCTACACAAGAAGGCGGTTTATTGTTGTTTAACAGAAAAAACAATAACTTCAAAAGGTTTACCACAGCCGATGGATTGGCTTCTAATACTGTTTTGAGAATATTAGAAGATAAAAAAGGTGATTTGTGGATGAGTACCTATAATGGTTTAAGCAGCTTAGATACTGAAACGAATACTTTTAGAAGTTTTTCTAAAAATGATGGATTACAAAGCAATCAGTTTAGTTTTAATGCCGCTTTAAAATTGACTTCGGGTGAGTTTTTCTTTGGAGGAATTAATGGATTTAACCTGTTTTATCCTGAATTGATAAAAGATCAAGTTTCCAATACTAAGATTCTTCTTTCGGATTTGAATGTAAATAATGAACCTATTGCCACTAAGCCCGATTTAATTTCGGAATGGACGTCTAAGCACCAAATCAAAGAAATTCGATTACCTTATGATCAGACTACTTTATCGATTGAGTTTGTGGCTTTGGATTATTCGAGCGCCGATAAAATTAATTATGCTTATTTTCTGGAAGGCTGGGACGATCAATGGAGTAATGCCGGACAGAACAGAAAGGCTAATTATCCGCATCTTTCTGAAGGAACCTATCTTTTTAAAGTAAAGACCTCTAATTTTCAGGATGAATTAAGTAAGGCTGAGACTTTGATTCGAATAGTAGTTTTGCCACCTTGGTACAGAACCTGGTGGGCTTATCTTTTATATTTTATGATTGGGGGAACTATTATTTACAATTATGTAAGGTATAGTAAATACAAAGAAAGATTAAAGTATAAGGTTAGAATAGCCGAATTAGAAAGGGAAAAAGAGAAAGAAATTGCCGAAAAACAATCGTCGATGTTTACTTATATTTCTCATGAATTCCGCACACCGCTTTCGTTGATTATAAATCCTTTGAAAAAAGTAATTAAAAAGGAGGAAGTTCAAAATGATTCTTCTAAGGGTGATTTGCAAATTGCCTATAGAAATGCAAGACGACTTTTAAGTTTAGTAGATCAATTGTTGCTTTTCCGTAAGGCTGAAAATGATGCCGATGTATTGCGATTGTCAGCAATTAATATGAACGATTTATGTCAGGAAGTATATCAGTGTTTTGTAACGCAGGCCAGGGATAAAGCTATCAATTATGCAATTGAAATTCCTGATGAAACACTTCAAATTATTGGGGATTATGAAAAGATTGAAATTTCATTGTTTAATTTAGTTTCCAATGCTTTTAAATACACCCCCGACGGAGGAAGTATTACTGTTAAATTGACTCAAACAGAAAAAGAAGTATCGGTTGCTATTGCTGATACCGGTTCCGGAATTGACCAGCAAAATATTCAAGCCATTTTTGAAAAATTCAAACAGTTAGATTCAAAAGTTGCTGTAAGTACGGGTTTTGGAATTGGATTGTATATTGTGAAGTATTTTGTAGATAAACACAAGGGAACTGTTGTTTGTGAAAGCGAATTGGGTAAAGGAAGTTGTTTTACATTGACATTTTTAAAAGGGCAGCAGCATTTTGATGATTTGCCAATAAGTTCGAGTACTCCCAAAATGAGTGAATTACTAGAAGAGCTTATAGTCGATGATTTTGATGATAAAAATGAATTAAAGAAGGAAAATGCAGATGAAGAATTCAATAAAGAAATACTGACTGATAAGAAATCGGTATTGATTATTGACGATAATGCCGAAATTCGAAATTATTTAATTCAGTTGTTTTCCCAAACTCATTTGGTTTATAATGCTGTAAATGGTCATGAAGGTTTAAAAATGACCGAAAAACATATGCCAGATATTGTTATTTCGGATATTGCGATGGAGGTAATGGATGGATTGGAATTGTGTAGAAAAATAAAAGAAAGTGAGCAATTGTCACATATACCGGTTGTGTTGTTAACAGCTACTAATAATCCGGAGACCCATTTGCAAGGAATAACCGACGGAGCAGATGATTATATTACCAAGCCATTTGATGATGATTTGCTTTTGGCACGTGTAGATACTTTATTGAGAAACAGAGGCAATTTAAGGAGGTATTTCTTAGATAGTATTACCTTAAAGGAGAACTCTCAAAAAGTTCCGGCAGAATATCAGGAATTTTTAAAACGATGTATTGATATTATCGAAGCTAATATGGGTAATCGTGATTTTACAATTAAGAATTTTGCTCTCGAAATGGGAATGAGTCATCGTACTTTATATACAAAAATCAAGATAATTTCGGGAGAAACTTTAAATGCTTTTATTCGTTCCATTCGTTTACGAAGAGCTGCAATGTTGTTGCTTACCGAAAACATGAATATATCTCAGGCAAGTGCCGAAGTAGGATTTGAAGATCAAAAATACTTCAGACAGCAATTTGTCAAACTTTTTGGTATGACTCCTTCCTTATATGTAAAAAAATATAAAGATTCTTTTAACAAAGATTTGAATGTTATTAAGTAGTTATTGTTCTGCTGTATAATAAATTTCGAGTATTCTCTTTTTTAAAATCAAATAATAAACATATTTCAGGTAATCCTAATCTTATTAATAATAAGGTTGGGATTTTTTGTTAATATGGAAATTATATAACTTATAATTTGTGTATAAGTCAAATAAAGTCAGATTTTTTTGTTGAATTGTCTTTTTTGAACGTTTTGTCCTTGTCGTTTTCAATTTTACCCTTCTTTTTTTTCGAAAATCCCCCCTATTGATAATGCTATTAAGTCATTTCTTTGCTAGGATGATAGTTTATTATTTCAGACTTGAGGTTTGTTTTAAGTTAAATTATCATAAAAAATAATCACACACTATATTATTAACCAGACTAACAAAAACTAAAGCTTATGAAAAGTATAGGAACTCAATAAAATGATGTATTACTATAAAAAATTAGAACTACTATTAAAATCAAAAGGTTGTTTATAGCATTATATAGACGACAACAAAAACTAAAATCAATGATATGAAAAAACTCTCGTATTTATTTTTATTTACATTTTTTGCACTCCTTTTTACAGGATGTCAGGAAGATGAACCAAGTTTTCCTTCATCTGAAAATCCAACAGTTGAAGTATTGACAAATGAAATTTATGGAGCTCCAAATAGAAAATTTGAAATCAAAGCGACTTTAAATGATGATTTAGGTCTAAAGAGTGTTAGAATTGAAATTCCGGAATTGAGTTTAGATAAAACAATCAATTTTGCCACGGAACCTCTTTTGACTACCTATGATTTGAGTTATTTCTTTGAAGTCCCAGCTGATAGAGGAACATCAGAGGCTTTTAAAATTAAATTAACAATTACAGATGTTTCCGGTAACGAAATTGATCAGGAGATTGATTTACGGTTGGATGGCGAATTTAGTGCTCCTGCAATTAGCATGATTACTCCTAAAGAAGGTGCAGTGATTTTATTATCATCCAGTACTGAATTACCGGTTAATTTTGTTGTGAATGATGATTCAGGAATTGATTATGTCCAAGTAAAATGTGAAGCTTTAAATATTGATGAATTGATCCAGTTAACAGGTTCTCCTCAGTCATACACATTTAACAAAACTTATAATTTGCCTGTAACTGCTGCCCAATATGTTTTGACTATTACAGCAAAAGATAAATTTGCAATTCCTAATATGGGAACAATGAACATTAACATTGTGGCAACTAATGAATATCCAGCTATTTATTTATGTGACCAGCCTAAAGGAACTAATCTTACTACTGATGCAGTAGGTGTGCCTATGTATTTCCATACTAAAGTAGGACAGGACTTTGAATTCAAATATTATGCGGATACTGATAATAAAGAAATTTATTTCTTAGGACAGGAATCTGATTTTGCACCACATTGTTTTGGTTTAAATGCTTCGGGAGATTTAGTGGATGATGTGGCTTCGTCTGCCATTGTTTTACCTACAAAAGGCTATTATAAAATCAAAGTTAATCCAAGTACTTTAGATTATACGGTAACTAAATATACTCCTACAAGTTATGTTTGGGCAAATATTGCTAACGGTTTATGGCATGATGATGAAACTCAAAGAAGACCTTTTGTGAGTATTGCTGGTGGAGGAATTCAAGGTGCTAACTGGGATACCTGGAATGCTTGGGTTCAAACAAGTTTACATTTGGCTAATAATCCAAACAATCCATATCAATTAGTAGGTGAATATACACTTACAGGTACAATGGAAGGAACTTTTACAGGTCAGTGGTGGAGTCCATCCTGGAGATTGATTAAAAATGGTATTGCTACCATGTCGCCGGGTTCAAATGGAAATGCTAAATATCCTGCTGCTCCGGGTGTTTATAAAGTGATTTTGGATACCGAATTAGAAAGAGCATTTATCACTAAAAAATAGTTTGTTATAGCTGATATAACATTAATTAATAAATTATCTTGATATGAAATATAAATTTATAGGCTTACTAATTGCTATTTTATGTAGCTCGGCAGCCTTTGCACAAATTACTGTAAAAGGTACTGTTAAGGACAAGACTGCTATTCCTATTCCGGGTGTAAATGTTTTTGTAAAAGGAACTCAAACTTCAGTTTCTACTGATTTTGACGGGAAATTTGCAATCGTAGTACCTAATAAAGAAGCACAAATTGAGTTTTCTTTTATTGGGTTTGCTACACAAACAATTAAAGTAGATCAAAAAACAACATTTGATGTTGTATTATTGGAAGACAATCAGGCATTAGAAGAAGTAGTAGTGGTAGGTTATGCTACCGTGAAAAAGAAAGATGTTACCAGCTCTATATCATCCGTAAAAGGCAAAGAACTTCAAACGATGACAGTAGGAAATGTTACTGAATCCCTACAAGGAAAAGTTTCAGGGGTTCAAATTACTGGGGCAGGTGGTCCAGGAGCTCAGCCAAGAGTATTGATTCGTGGAATTTCTACTGTAAATTTAAGTACTGATCCGCTTTATGTAGTAGATGGAATCCCAATGGGAACCAGCATCAATTTCTTGAGCAATAACGAAATTGAATCTATGGATGTACTTAAAGACGCTTCTGCAAGTGCTATTTATGGTTCTCGTGCATCTAACGGGGTTATTTTGATTACTACCAAAAAAGGTAAAGCCGGTAAAACAAAGTTTACTGTTGATATGAGTACAGGTTACCAAATTATGGAGAAGCCTTACAATATGGCCAATGCCGAAAATTATGCTACTATAATGAATACTGCTTATACTAATTCTGGGTATTCTGAATATTTACCTAATGCTGAACAATACAGAGGAAAAACTACTGATTGGTGGAAAGCAGGAATCAATAAAGCTTCATCAATAACCAATACTTCTATTGGAGTAACTGGAGGTTCTGAAAAAAATACTTATGCCATCAGTTTGAACTATTACAATTCAGATTCATTTTATGATATTGGAGGATGGGAAAGAGTAACTGCCAGAATTGCTAATGATTTTAAATTTACTGATAAATTTTCGGCAGGGATTACTTTAAATCCTCGTTATGAAACTTGGGGATCTCCAGGAAACTGGGCTGATTTTGTGAAGATTGATCCAATTACTCCTATCTACAAACCGGCAAGTCAATTAAACGGAACTGAAAATGAATATAGTATCTATGCACGTTCTCCATCGTATGTTTGGAATCCGGTAGCTACAGTTAGCCGATTTGATGATAATACTGATCAGTACAATTTAAATACAAATGGTTATTTGCAATACGAACCAATTAAAGGATTAATAATCCGTACACAAGGATCGATTGAAGTTGGAAATAGAGTGCAAAGTATATTCAGACCCGATTTTGTGATTGATGCAGCTCACGAAAAAGCTGAAATTAACAGTATTGAAAGAAGAGCAACTACTAATAGTGATTGGACATGGCAAACTACAGCAACTTATTCTAAAGCATTTGCTGAGAAACACAATACCTCTTTGATGGTTGGTAGTACAATGGAAGAGTACAATGGTAATGATGTATGGGGTTATGGAGAAGGAGTTCCTAATAACTCTGAGTCAATGAGAGAGCTAAATGCAGCAACTAAAAACCGTAACAGTGGGGGAAACAGATGGTCAAACTCTTTACTGTCATACATTTCTCGTTTTTCTTATAATTTCGACAGCAAATACTATTTAACAGCTTCATTTAGACGTGATGGTTCTTCTAAATTTATGGCTAACAACAAATGGGCTAATTTCCCGGCAGCATCAGTTTCCTGGAGAATTTCGAATGAAGATTTTATGACTAATGCCAACTCTGTATTTAATAATTTAACTTTTAGAGCAGGTTGGGGTAAAGTAGGAAATCAAAATTTACCTGCTTCTGTTTATCAGTCTAATATAGGACAAGGTTATTATGTTATTGATGGTCAGGTTGTAGATACTTCATATCCTTCAACAATGGCTAACAGAGACATTCGTTGGGAAACAGTTGAGGATATCAGTTTTGGTCTTGATTTTGGATTGTTCCAAAATAAAATCTCAGGATCATTAGAATATTATCAAAAGAAAACAAACGATATGTTGTTTCTTAAACAGTTCCCTACTTATAGTGGTTTTCCGGGATATTCTACCATTTGGACAAATGTAGGTTCTATGCAATCTAGCGGAATCGATTTATTATTATCTTATAAAGATACTAAAGGCGATTTCTCTTATGGTGTAGATGTAACATTTACCACTGTTGATGTTGAGATGTTGTCATTATCTACTAAAGGAGAAAAATTATATGGTGCGAGTAACAGAACAATAACTATTGAAGGTGATGAGCCAGGTTATTTTTATGGTTATGTTGCAGATGGTTTATTCCAGAATCAAACCCAATTGAATGCTCATACTGACGAACATGGAACTAAGTTACAGCCTTATGCACAACTAGGAGATACTCGTTTTAAAGATGTAAATGGTGACGGTAAATTAGATGATAAAGACCGTACAAAAATTGGTTCTCCTTGGGCTGATTACAATGTTGGTTTGAATTTGAATTTTGCTTATAAAAATTTCGATTTAGTGGCTAATTTCTATTCTAGTATCGGTAATGATTTGGTTAACCAAAATATTTCAGATTTATACAACGGTACCAGTTTAACTAACAAAGTGAGCGGATTAAACAACATGGCTTGGCATGGTGAGGGAACTTCTAATTACGTTCCTCGTTTGTCAAGAGATGATAACAACGAAAACTTTACAAAATTCTCTTCTTTCTATGTTGAAGATGGTTCTTTTGTACGTATGAAAAACCTTCAGTTAGGATATTCATTGTACAATAAATTTGGATTAGATAAATTAAGAATTTCATTATCAGGTCAAAATTTATGGACATGGACTAAAT
Protein-coding sequences here:
- a CDS encoding hybrid sensor histidine kinase/response regulator transcription factor, translating into MRHLTLVLTLFFSSFISFSQDYSVRFLDISDGLSNNSITTIYQDKEGYMWFGTYDGLNRYDGYTFKIFRNEINNENSLSNNTIYTLDGDLNRNIWIGGNKGASVYDKSKALFYQVKYKLKEDGSSLILKNAVHQIKAVSADLVVLATQNAGLLVFENGSFVGKTIPITKLKNPYNYDVLGVQKDKKGNGLWLYVRDLGVCYYSFNTKKIKLITPLIMEVKCMENDTSGNLWIGTDEGLFLFNTSTFLISKNYFSNKNSITNILRDKKNQFWFATDCCGIYVLDRANQKVVPFSKGNSQQIIKSSAVWSVYEDHFGNVWFGTLRGGISMISAAPKYFKTVKYNAKENNLAQNFILSGCEDEKQNLWIGTDGAGLRYWNRKTNTYTVYNNNPNSANAISSNFITSVICDSNKEIWLSTWAGGVNRINPKTNSISRYSCYNPFTKQIEKNVWLVYEDAQKNIWASATNEGCLYLFDPIKKTFLLYNKSINNLQCLTQTSDGKLWGGNYTSIVCIDKARKKHYKVNIGYPVRAIHEDRKKQLWVATQEGGLLLFNRKNNNFKRFTTADGLASNTVLRILEDKKGDLWMSTYNGLSSLDTETNTFRSFSKNDGLQSNQFSFNAALKLTSGEFFFGGINGFNLFYPELIKDQVSNTKILLSDLNVNNEPIATKPDLISEWTSKHQIKEIRLPYDQTTLSIEFVALDYSSADKINYAYFLEGWDDQWSNAGQNRKANYPHLSEGTYLFKVKTSNFQDELSKAETLIRIVVLPPWYRTWWAYLLYFMIGGTIIYNYVRYSKYKERLKYKVRIAELEREKEKEIAEKQSSMFTYISHEFRTPLSLIINPLKKVIKKEEVQNDSSKGDLQIAYRNARRLLSLVDQLLLFRKAENDADVLRLSAINMNDLCQEVYQCFVTQARDKAINYAIEIPDETLQIIGDYEKIEISLFNLVSNAFKYTPDGGSITVKLTQTEKEVSVAIADTGSGIDQQNIQAIFEKFKQLDSKVAVSTGFGIGLYIVKYFVDKHKGTVVCESELGKGSCFTLTFLKGQQHFDDLPISSSTPKMSELLEELIVDDFDDKNELKKENADEEFNKEILTDKKSVLIIDDNAEIRNYLIQLFSQTHLVYNAVNGHEGLKMTEKHMPDIVISDIAMEVMDGLELCRKIKESEQLSHIPVVLLTATNNPETHLQGITDGADDYITKPFDDDLLLARVDTLLRNRGNLRRYFLDSITLKENSQKVPAEYQEFLKRCIDIIEANMGNRDFTIKNFALEMGMSHRTLYTKIKIISGETLNAFIRSIRLRRAAMLLLTENMNISQASAEVGFEDQKYFRQQFVKLFGMTPSLYVKKYKDSFNKDLNVIK